A genomic region of Papaver somniferum cultivar HN1 chromosome 7, ASM357369v1, whole genome shotgun sequence contains the following coding sequences:
- the LOC113295360 gene encoding uncharacterized protein LOC113295360 has protein sequence MPESLLREDDVSHENIKASVEKCFGLPSFEGDGYVVHRFSFLLDNNDILQDVKKHLRSIIKSMSCTGLLRFSNIVTGSSVLYEKTRFKMRKIILEYLKKILQKPKHRNRKRFIEELPKLLKNPSNFHVTNHVQDVDPAYLSHHSAATKILEGLKEMSFQLLSAISRRLKGEVKEPKFEVRNVFNKELSKVREEEELPIRLDKAMFVAVLGLRMKVDNPKIFIHEFCGSNAYKPIYGDLVKCIRILNGTKLKVLVDNIVDKLRTILDLISNSKVKRQQFQDALKRWMIEHLFEYSELAKTPDSVVKTVKIIKQMHHERAICNKNEQAKKEV, from the exons ATGCCAGAATCACTTCTGAGGGAAGATGAT GTCTCACACGAGAATATAAAGGCATCGGTGGAAAAATGTTTTGGATTACCAAGTTTTGAAGGAGATGGTTATGTTGTTCATCGCTTTTCGTTTCTTTTGGACAACAACGATATACTTCAAGATGTTAAAAAGCATCTAAGGTCCATTATTAAGTCTATGAGTTGCACGGGTCTGCTGCGGTTTTCCAACATTGTTACCGGAAGCTCAGTCTTATATGAGAAAACTCGTTTCAAGATGAGAAAGATTATTCTGGAATATTTGAAGAAGATACTACAGAAACCAAAGCATAGAAACCGTAAAAGATTTATTGAAGAATTACCTAAACTTCTTAAAAATCCATCTAACTTCCACGTAACTAATCATGTGCAAGATGTAGACCCTGCTTACTTATCTCATCACAGTGCTGCAACGAAGATACTGGAAGGCCTCAAAGAAATGAGTTTTCAATTATTGTCTGCAATATCTAGGAGGCTTAAAGGTGAAGTGAAAGAACCTAAGTTTG AAGTGAGAAATGTATTCAATAAAGAGCttagtaaagttagagaagaagaGGAACTTCCCATAAGGTTGGATAAAGCAATGTTTGTTGCTGTTTTGGGACTTAGAATGAAAGTGGATAATCCAAAAATATTTATCCATGAGTTTTGTGGTTCCAATgcttataaaccaatttatgGGGATCTTGTAAAGTGTATTAGAATTCTCAATGGCACCAAACTCAAAGTCTTGGTTGATAACATTGTAGATAAGTTGAGAACTATATTGGATCTGATATCTAACTCTAAAGTGAAACGGCAACAATTCCAAGATGCCTTAAAGAGATGGATGATTGAGCACCTGTTTGAGTACAGTGAGCTTGCGAAGACCCCAGATTCAGTAGTGAAGACTGTTAAGATCATCAAACAAATGCATCATGAACGAGCTATATGCAACAAAAACGAGCAAGCTAAGAAGGAGGTATAG
- the LOC113295361 gene encoding uncharacterized protein LOC113295361 gives MDKVIYIKEVKKACDGLINYYKGSDKVKKVRLQTLKRKYELLQMETTETISDFFSNTLNLVNEMKVNGDTIEDSAIIEKILRSLPKKFESKVTAIEEFEEALQSQVRWTNNQGNSNSGGRPNNGSYQGRYNTGGRSNNGSYQGRRPTVANNYQANFKANFKANIAGSQEEEEEEEEEEKAENMSLACHTLEEKPQHKWYSDTRCSNHFCGRKDLFDNLD, from the exons ATGGATAAagttatatatattaaggaagtTAAGAAAGCTTGCGATGGTTTGATAAATTACTACAAAGGATCTGATAAGGTCAAGAAGGTTAGATTACAAACCTTGAAGAGAAAATATGAATTGCTGCAGATGGAAACTACTGAAACAATATCAGATTTTTTCTCAAATACAttgaatcttgtcaatgagatgaaggTTAATGGTGATACAATAGAAGACTCTGCAATTATAGAGAAGATTTTACGTAGCTTACCTAAAAAATTTGAATCAAAAGTTACTGCAATAGAAGAAT TTGAAGAAGCATTACAGAGTCAAGTCAGATGGACTAACAATCAAGGAAATTCAAATTCTGGAGGAAGACCTAATAATGGAAGCTATCAAGGAAGATATAATACTGGAGGAAGATCAAATAATGGAAGTTATCAGGGAAGAAGGCCA ACAGTTGCTAATAACTACCAAGCAAACTTCAAAGCAAACTTCAAAGCAAACATAGCTGgaagtcaagaagaagaagaagaagaagaagaagaagaaaaagctgAAAATATGTCGTTGGCTTGTCATACACTTGAAGAAAAACCTCAACATAAGTGGTATTCAGATACACGTTGCAGTAATCATTTCTGTGGAAGAAAAGATTTGTTTGACAATCTTGATTAA